A single region of the Streptomyces caelestis genome encodes:
- a CDS encoding MFS transporter yields the protein MEFAYGPVVQVPADRYPKVFMTAPPTLPKSRQQLILAILMLCSLLIWIENTVLSTTLETLADPVRGLGANPGQLQWATGSYTLAFATLMFTAGALGDRFGHRTVFSSGLMIFAGSSLWAAYASDAGQLIAARAAMGVGSALITPAMMAILMWTFTGPARAAAIGVFSTSAGVGMAAGPVLAGFLLDHFWWGSVFLINVPVAASALVGLAVLVPNFRSPTPRPLDPAGMLLSISGLVALAYGLIQAGQVAVWSRTDVWAPIVVGLVLLAVFVLVELRLKVPSFDPRLFAQRTFGGGNMALGLLLFAVAAITFYNAFYLQGALGFSPMKAGLANIPTALGALAGAPLASRLVRRLPLRLVTVPALTVAALTMGGYGFLGLQTPLVWIEILLLIQGLSIGMVIGPVTAALISDLPLEQAGAGSAVTNTVRQTGSVIGIAVGGTIMSIEYRRAIGPSLEGAPGPVQEQARVSAEQARHVATAVHRPTLAQAADNAFVHAMHVGAGWIAVIALLGAVVLLITLPAVGKKKGPISEPDYEEARSSV from the coding sequence GTGGAGTTTGCTTATGGTCCAGTCGTTCAGGTTCCCGCCGATCGATATCCGAAGGTGTTCATGACCGCGCCTCCAACGTTACCGAAATCCAGGCAGCAGTTGATTCTTGCCATTCTTATGCTGTGTTCACTGCTGATTTGGATAGAAAATACCGTCCTGAGTACTACGCTGGAGACCCTTGCAGACCCGGTCCGTGGACTGGGCGCCAATCCTGGTCAGCTGCAATGGGCGACCGGTTCGTACACTCTGGCCTTCGCCACACTGATGTTCACTGCGGGCGCATTGGGCGATCGGTTCGGTCACCGAACTGTGTTTTCCAGTGGGCTGATGATCTTCGCCGGGTCCTCGCTGTGGGCGGCGTACGCAAGCGATGCGGGCCAGCTGATTGCAGCTCGAGCTGCGATGGGGGTGGGCAGCGCGCTGATCACGCCCGCCATGATGGCCATCCTTATGTGGACCTTTACCGGTCCTGCGCGGGCTGCCGCGATCGGCGTTTTCTCGACATCGGCCGGTGTCGGAATGGCTGCCGGCCCGGTGCTGGCGGGGTTCCTGCTCGATCATTTCTGGTGGGGCTCGGTCTTTCTGATCAATGTTCCGGTCGCGGCATCGGCGTTGGTCGGGCTCGCCGTGCTGGTTCCGAATTTCCGCAGCCCCACTCCGCGACCACTGGACCCCGCTGGAATGCTGCTGTCGATCAGTGGGCTCGTGGCGTTAGCCTACGGGCTGATCCAGGCGGGGCAGGTGGCGGTGTGGAGTCGTACGGACGTCTGGGCGCCGATCGTTGTCGGTCTGGTTCTGCTGGCCGTTTTCGTACTCGTCGAACTGCGTCTCAAGGTGCCCAGCTTTGATCCGCGACTGTTCGCGCAACGCACATTCGGTGGCGGCAATATGGCGCTCGGATTGCTGCTCTTCGCTGTCGCCGCCATCACCTTCTATAACGCGTTCTACCTGCAAGGCGCGCTCGGATTTTCACCGATGAAGGCGGGTTTGGCCAATATCCCGACCGCACTCGGCGCGCTCGCGGGGGCGCCCCTTGCCTCGCGCCTGGTTCGCCGCCTGCCACTACGGCTTGTCACCGTGCCCGCGCTAACCGTGGCTGCGCTGACCATGGGCGGATACGGGTTCCTCGGACTCCAAACTCCACTTGTCTGGATCGAGATTCTGTTGTTGATACAGGGTCTCTCGATCGGCATGGTGATCGGCCCCGTTACGGCCGCATTGATCAGCGACCTGCCGTTGGAACAGGCCGGTGCGGGATCAGCCGTCACCAACACCGTGCGACAAACCGGCAGTGTGATCGGAATCGCCGTAGGCGGCACGATCATGTCGATCGAGTACCGACGTGCGATCGGACCTTCGCTGGAGGGTGCACCCGGTCCGGTGCAGGAGCAGGCGCGAGTTTCCGCCGAACAGGCCCGCCACGTCGCCACCGCTGTCCACCGGCCCACTCTTGCTCAGGCCGCTGATAATGCGTTTGTCCATGCTATGCACGTAGGCGCGGGCTGGATCGCGGTCATCGCACTCCTCGGAGCAGTCGTGCTGCTGATCACCTTGCCTGCTGTCGGAAAGAAGAAGGGCCCGATATCGGAGCCGGACTACGAAGAGGCCCGCAGTTCCGTCTGA